One stretch of Nitrospirae bacterium YQR-1 DNA includes these proteins:
- a CDS encoding NAD(P)H-dependent oxidoreductase: MKILLVYSHPNPGSFNHAIKETLSSELSASGHDVKTRDLYSIGFDPVLRSTDFLLAAQGKVADDVKLEQDFIVWSDVVIFIHPVWWASLPAILKGYIDRVFNYGFAYMIDEKGVRGLLKGKKALILSTTGADDKTYAATGMFKSITQTVDDGIFAFCGFDVIEHKFFTSVPYVSSDDRSKMLEQAAAIARQLR, encoded by the coding sequence ATGAAAATATTATTGGTATATAGCCATCCAAATCCGGGTAGTTTCAACCATGCTATAAAGGAAACGCTGAGCTCTGAGCTGAGTGCTTCAGGGCATGACGTTAAAACAAGGGATTTATATTCAATAGGTTTTGACCCTGTGCTCAGGTCAACTGATTTCTTATTGGCGGCGCAGGGTAAAGTGGCTGATGACGTCAAGCTTGAACAGGATTTCATTGTATGGTCTGATGTGGTTATTTTTATTCATCCGGTGTGGTGGGCTTCCCTTCCTGCTATATTAAAGGGATACATTGACAGGGTGTTTAACTATGGTTTTGCCTACATGATAGATGAAAAAGGAGTGCGGGGGCTTCTAAAGGGGAAAAAAGCTCTGATTTTATCCACAACCGGTGCCGATGACAAAACATATGCAGCCACCGGTATGTTTAAAAGCATTACACAAACGGTAGATGACGGAATCTTTGCTTTTTGTGGATTTGATGTAATTGAGCATAAGTTTTTTACTTCCGTACCGTATGTTTCCTCTGACGACAGAAGTAAAATGCTTGAGCAGGCTGCGGCTATAGCACGGCAGCTAAGGTAA
- a CDS encoding PilN domain-containing protein codes for MIKINLLPLEGKARRRKKAAAPVPATLLFIILVFIISAGAALFMYIHLSGKVTKMKKEKAQKDVLLADLKKKIGDVDKLEQKLKKIEDNKKVIMQLRAAQSVPVKVLDELSKLLPDNVWFNKLNISDNKIAMDGTAFTNDDVVIFVENLKNSKLFKDTTLRRATGSSTSDVNVVSYSIELAINTEEPKDGAAKH; via the coding sequence ATGATAAAAATAAACCTTCTTCCACTGGAAGGGAAAGCAAGGAGGAGGAAGAAAGCTGCTGCGCCGGTACCGGCAACTTTACTTTTTATAATACTTGTATTTATTATCTCCGCTGGCGCAGCCCTGTTTATGTATATTCATCTGTCCGGAAAAGTAACAAAAATGAAGAAAGAGAAAGCTCAAAAAGACGTCCTGCTTGCTGATTTGAAAAAAAAGATAGGTGATGTTGATAAGCTTGAGCAGAAGCTCAAAAAGATAGAAGACAATAAAAAGGTTATAATGCAGTTAAGGGCGGCTCAGAGCGTCCCGGTAAAGGTGCTTGACGAGCTCAGTAAGCTGCTGCCTGATAACGTATGGTTTAACAAATTAAACATTTCGGACAACAAGATAGCAATGGATGGTACAGCGTTTACTAATGATGATGTGGTCATTTTTGTAGAAAACCTGAAGAACTCTAAACTCTTTAAGGACACAACATTGCGCAGGGCAACCGGCTCTTCAACTTCAGATGTAAATGTGGTCAGTTACTCAATAGAGTTGGCGATAAACACGGAAGAGCCAAAAGACGGAGCCGCCAAACATTAG
- a CDS encoding DUF503 domain-containing protein produces the protein MIIGVLEMDLYLPESGSLKSKRFVVKSLKDRIKNKFNVSVAEEANDLWQRVSLYCVCISNDAKLVHKTMESVKDMTEKEPRVEILDYRLEMS, from the coding sequence TTGATTATTGGTGTTTTAGAAATGGACTTGTATTTGCCGGAGTCCGGTTCTTTAAAGTCCAAGAGGTTTGTTGTTAAATCTCTGAAGGACAGGATTAAGAATAAATTTAATGTATCGGTGGCCGAGGAGGCCAATGATTTATGGCAGAGGGTATCCCTCTACTGTGTTTGTATATCAAATGATGCTAAACTGGTACATAAAACCATGGAAAGTGTTAAAGATATGACGGAAAAAGAACCTCGTGTAGAGATACTTGATTACAGGCTGGAGATGTCCTGA
- the infB gene encoding translation initiation factor IF-2, whose product MAMIRVNELAKTLSVSNKEILAAIEKMGIEGKTHSSGLQPELVEKVKAQLAAKTPKQEAGVKTAPSNKQKQPHQQSAHPVATKFEPHKKQQPPEPRVQSHKPPHQPPVAKVVAVQLPVTPAAEEEEEVVIPDRFKKKVDIEKVERVKPKLSMQRAFQSIRKVEQKKIFDARPGKKSLKGRQVQKSIGLKQPLLPTAPRKKLIKIQEGATVNDFARLIGQKTSEVIKKFMELGTMPTINQVVDMDAALMVAEAFGIKVEAAEVENYEAYEELAEDENLILRPPVVTIMGHVDHGKTSLLDALRKTKVTESEAGGITQHIGAYKVRLKGKEIVFLDTPGHEAFTSMRARGAKVTDIVVLVVAADDGVMPQTIEAIDHARAANVPIVVAINKIDKGNADVERIKKELSEHDVISEEWGGKNIFVQVSAKKLIGIEDLLEMIVLQAEMMELRANPNKPARGVVIESRLDKGRGAVATVLIQSGKLMVSDVFVTGFSFGKVRALIDDEGAKIVEAGPSTPVEVVGFSDVPDAGESFMVVDEEKRARQIIMARRQKTQTTHAVHPKKLNLDELYAKIKEQAIKELNLIIKSDVQGSAEALKSSLENIKHQEVKVKVIHSSTGGINDSDVMLASASNAIMIGFNVRADAKSSKLAEREGVDIRFYNVIYDAIDDVKKALEGLLEPTLKEVILGTAEVKQTFYISKIGTVAGCLVTEGSIQRSSEGIRVIRDNIVIYDGKIDTLKRFKDDIKEALKGYECGIVVENYNDLKAGDILENYKIEKVAGKL is encoded by the coding sequence GTGGCTATGATTAGAGTTAACGAATTGGCAAAGACCCTTTCTGTGAGTAATAAAGAGATTCTTGCCGCCATAGAAAAAATGGGCATTGAGGGCAAAACCCATTCATCAGGTTTACAGCCTGAGTTAGTGGAAAAAGTCAAAGCGCAGTTGGCAGCCAAAACACCTAAACAGGAAGCCGGCGTAAAAACAGCCCCATCAAACAAACAAAAACAGCCCCATCAACAATCCGCCCACCCGGTCGCTACAAAATTTGAGCCACATAAGAAGCAGCAGCCTCCTGAGCCAAGGGTTCAATCTCATAAGCCGCCTCATCAACCTCCAGTTGCTAAAGTTGTAGCCGTACAGCTGCCGGTTACTCCCGCCGCTGAGGAAGAGGAAGAGGTGGTAATACCCGACAGATTTAAAAAGAAAGTTGATATAGAAAAAGTTGAGAGGGTGAAACCAAAGTTAAGTATGCAAAGAGCCTTCCAGTCGATAAGGAAGGTTGAGCAAAAAAAGATTTTTGATGCAAGGCCCGGCAAGAAATCCTTAAAGGGCAGGCAAGTACAAAAAAGCATCGGATTAAAGCAGCCGTTGCTTCCGACTGCCCCGCGCAAGAAATTAATTAAAATTCAGGAAGGCGCTACGGTTAATGATTTTGCCAGGTTGATAGGACAAAAAACATCAGAGGTTATCAAGAAATTCATGGAATTAGGCACCATGCCGACAATAAATCAGGTAGTGGATATGGATGCAGCTCTGATGGTGGCGGAAGCATTCGGCATAAAGGTAGAGGCAGCCGAGGTAGAGAACTATGAGGCCTATGAGGAGTTGGCTGAGGATGAAAACCTTATTCTGCGTCCCCCTGTTGTCACCATCATGGGGCACGTTGACCACGGCAAGACCTCCCTTTTAGATGCTCTGAGAAAGACAAAGGTTACGGAGTCGGAAGCCGGCGGCATCACTCAGCATATAGGTGCATATAAGGTGCGTCTGAAGGGTAAAGAAATTGTGTTTTTGGATACACCCGGCCATGAAGCATTTACATCGATGAGGGCACGTGGGGCTAAGGTCACCGACATTGTAGTCCTTGTTGTTGCCGCTGACGACGGCGTTATGCCGCAGACCATTGAGGCCATAGACCATGCAAGGGCGGCCAATGTCCCCATAGTTGTGGCTATTAATAAGATAGATAAGGGCAATGCCGACGTGGAGAGAATAAAAAAAGAACTCTCAGAGCACGATGTAATTTCTGAGGAGTGGGGCGGGAAAAATATCTTTGTTCAAGTATCGGCCAAGAAGCTCATCGGCATCGAGGACCTTCTTGAAATGATAGTGCTTCAGGCGGAGATGATGGAGCTCAGGGCAAATCCCAACAAACCTGCGCGGGGAGTTGTCATAGAATCACGCCTTGACAAAGGGCGCGGTGCTGTAGCTACTGTGCTGATTCAAAGCGGAAAACTCATGGTTAGTGATGTGTTCGTGACAGGTTTTAGTTTTGGTAAAGTGCGGGCACTCATTGATGACGAGGGGGCAAAGATAGTAGAGGCCGGACCTTCAACTCCAGTGGAGGTTGTCGGGTTTTCAGATGTGCCAGATGCAGGGGAATCCTTTATGGTTGTTGATGAGGAAAAGAGGGCACGGCAGATAATAATGGCCAGAAGACAAAAAACTCAGACAACCCATGCAGTGCATCCTAAGAAGTTAAACCTTGACGAGCTTTATGCCAAAATAAAAGAACAGGCCATAAAGGAACTCAACTTAATTATAAAATCCGATGTTCAGGGCTCTGCCGAGGCACTGAAGAGCTCTCTTGAAAACATTAAGCATCAGGAGGTTAAAGTAAAGGTAATACACTCTTCAACAGGCGGGATAAACGACTCGGACGTTATGCTTGCCTCAGCTTCAAATGCTATAATGATCGGTTTTAATGTCAGGGCGGATGCTAAATCATCAAAACTTGCCGAGCGTGAGGGCGTTGACATCCGATTCTATAATGTTATCTATGACGCCATAGACGATGTTAAGAAAGCTCTCGAGGGTCTCCTTGAGCCTACCCTTAAAGAGGTGATTCTTGGCACTGCCGAGGTTAAGCAGACTTTCTATATATCCAAGATAGGCACAGTGGCCGGCTGTCTGGTTACTGAGGGTTCAATACAGAGATCATCTGAGGGTATCAGGGTTATCAGAGACAACATAGTTATTTATGATGGTAAAATAGACACACTTAAAAGATTTAAAGATGATATAAAAGAGGCTTTGAAAGGTTATGAGTGCGGCATTGTCGTTGAAAACTACAATGATCTGAAGGCCGGAGATATTTTAGAAAATTATAAGATAGAAAAGGTAGCCGGAAAGCTCTAA
- a CDS encoding YlxR family protein produces MEDGKLLYDQKRVLGGRGYHVCPDVRCIEVLIRGKRLKRIFKVEVESLHQLKELLISEVIT; encoded by the coding sequence GTGGAAGACGGCAAACTTCTTTATGACCAAAAGAGGGTGCTTGGCGGAAGAGGTTATCACGTGTGTCCTGATGTGCGGTGCATAGAAGTGTTAATAAGAGGAAAAAGGCTCAAAAGGATTTTTAAGGTTGAGGTTGAAAGCCTGCACCAACTAAAAGAGTTGTTAATATCGGAGGTGATTACTTAG
- a CDS encoding pilus assembly protein PilM — MLELLGSKSLLGLDIGSSSIKAVQLKDTRDGYELELFDYIELAPSIIVEDNIADTAKLSEAIKELIKKVRIKSKNVVISLSGHSSVIIKKIVLPEMTEEVLNENIRYEAEQYVPFGIEDVNLDYQIIGPAEEQGQIDVVLVAVKKDFLNSYIHAVKEAGLNPVIVDVDAFALENMYEINYKVKGEEPKNIAIVNVGASKVTLNILKTGISVFTKDSSIGSMIHTESLMREFKLPYETAQRLKRGESVDGVSPEDAKTVLMSANEQIIMEIRRSLDYFSDSPEMEAIDEIMIGGGGSLVHGLKEGLSERTGYQVTHINPFKNMKIPKSFDLKQLDLIAPIAAVAVGLAIRKIGDR, encoded by the coding sequence ATGTTGGAATTGTTAGGAAGTAAATCGCTTCTTGGGTTGGATATAGGTTCTTCTTCTATAAAGGCCGTCCAGCTGAAAGATACACGGGACGGTTACGAGCTGGAGCTGTTCGATTACATTGAATTAGCCCCCTCTATAATAGTGGAAGATAATATTGCCGACACTGCCAAATTGTCGGAGGCGATAAAAGAGCTGATAAAAAAAGTCCGTATCAAAAGTAAAAATGTGGTTATATCACTGTCCGGGCACTCATCGGTTATAATTAAAAAGATAGTGCTGCCGGAGATGACAGAGGAAGTGTTAAACGAAAACATTCGTTATGAGGCCGAACAGTACGTGCCTTTTGGCATAGAGGATGTAAATCTTGATTACCAGATAATAGGACCTGCGGAGGAGCAGGGGCAGATTGATGTTGTGCTTGTGGCCGTAAAGAAGGATTTTTTAAACAGTTATATACATGCAGTCAAGGAAGCCGGGCTTAATCCTGTGATAGTGGATGTAGATGCCTTTGCTCTTGAAAACATGTATGAAATCAACTACAAGGTAAAGGGAGAGGAACCTAAAAACATAGCAATAGTAAACGTTGGAGCATCGAAAGTGACGTTAAACATACTGAAAACCGGTATTTCCGTATTTACTAAAGACAGCTCAATCGGGAGCATGATTCACACGGAGTCTCTAATGCGTGAGTTTAAGCTGCCTTATGAGACGGCACAACGCCTAAAGCGCGGTGAGTCTGTAGATGGGGTTTCACCGGAGGATGCTAAAACGGTGCTTATGAGTGCTAATGAGCAAATTATAATGGAGATACGCAGATCCCTTGATTATTTCAGTGACTCTCCTGAGATGGAAGCTATAGATGAAATTATGATTGGAGGGGGCGGAAGTCTTGTTCATGGATTGAAAGAAGGGCTGTCTGAACGGACAGGTTACCAGGTGACTCATATTAACCCATTTAAAAATATGAAAATCCCAAAGAGCTTTGATCTGAAGCAACTGGATTTAATAGCGCCCATAGCCGCAGTGGCCGTGGGACTGGCAATAAGGAAAATCGGCGACAGATGA
- a CDS encoding bifunctional oligoribonuclease/PAP phosphatase NrnA → MNPPENLIREIRENNQFYIVPHVFPDGDAVGSSLALAEALMCMGKQVAIKSRDALPAQYSFLSGSQMFSNDFSFPEALSTVLIIVDCNTAQRAAVEKVQFKKTLVIDHHLMGDGDYETEGEVSADEGDGGHFSDAHWIVSKSPATGLLIYYLINALSVDMTKSMAENLYTAIAFDTGSFRFGNTTADALGVCAKLVDSGVSPSYIADSLYNNWSEAKFMLFKQMMSSLDIHGFVSTAVVTEAMFKETGAVGEDTENFVNFPLMVNSVKISAFFREYSPGTWKVSLRSQGDINVAAIAGNFGGGGHRNAAGFRVSGTIETLKENLLEKLKAL, encoded by the coding sequence ATGAATCCACCAGAGAACCTGATTAGAGAAATCAGGGAAAACAATCAGTTCTATATAGTGCCTCATGTGTTTCCCGACGGGGATGCAGTGGGCTCATCGCTTGCCCTTGCCGAGGCTCTTATGTGTATGGGAAAACAGGTTGCTATAAAGTCCAGAGACGCTCTCCCCGCCCAGTATTCTTTTCTTTCCGGCTCTCAGATGTTTTCAAATGATTTCAGCTTCCCTGAGGCCCTGTCAACTGTTCTTATCATAGTTGATTGCAACACTGCACAGCGGGCGGCGGTTGAAAAGGTACAATTTAAAAAAACGCTTGTAATAGACCACCACTTGATGGGAGACGGCGACTATGAAACAGAGGGGGAGGTAAGTGCGGATGAGGGCGACGGAGGGCACTTTAGTGATGCACACTGGATAGTGTCTAAAAGCCCTGCAACCGGCCTTCTGATATATTATTTGATAAATGCGCTTTCGGTTGATATGACAAAATCCATGGCCGAAAACCTCTACACAGCTATTGCTTTTGACACCGGCTCATTTCGGTTTGGCAATACCACTGCCGATGCATTGGGCGTTTGTGCCAAACTGGTTGACTCAGGTGTAAGTCCCTCATATATCGCCGACAGTCTTTACAATAACTGGTCTGAGGCTAAATTTATGTTATTTAAACAGATGATGTCCTCTTTGGACATCCATGGCTTTGTGTCAACAGCGGTAGTGACTGAGGCAATGTTTAAGGAGACAGGGGCGGTTGGGGAAGATACCGAGAATTTTGTGAATTTCCCTCTGATGGTTAACTCCGTAAAGATTTCAGCATTTTTCAGAGAGTACAGCCCTGGGACGTGGAAGGTGTCACTTCGTTCACAGGGAGATATAAATGTAGCCGCCATAGCCGGTAACTTTGGCGGTGGCGGGCATAGAAATGCAGCAGGATTCAGGGTTTCCGGCACGATAGAAACACTTAAGGAAAACTTACTTGAGAAGTTAAAAGCACTGTAG
- the truB gene encoding tRNA pseudouridine(55) synthase TruB: MLTDLVINLNKPCGITSHGAIQRLKSILKAKKAGHSGTLDPLAEGVLVVMTGRATKLAGYFVGLNKEYVATIRLGVATDTLDREGRVVRESAVSADVSEHINAALSCFTGAIEQTPPMFSALKSNGQPLYKLARQGIEINRAKRPVTIYEIEMLDYKNPFLTIRVLCSKGTYIRALAADLAEELGTCGHIHSLVRTKVGGFTINDSFQLEKPASENMGIYSMDAALSHLHEIALDAAEMRDFLNGRIINSMPATDSGVPFYRVKDSGGTLVAIAQRLEDGIRLQTMLGSR, translated from the coding sequence GTGCTTACGGATTTAGTTATAAACCTCAATAAGCCCTGTGGCATAACATCTCATGGGGCAATACAGAGATTGAAGTCCATCCTTAAAGCCAAAAAAGCAGGCCATAGCGGCACCTTGGACCCTCTGGCTGAAGGTGTGCTTGTTGTGATGACCGGCAGGGCTACAAAACTTGCCGGATACTTTGTCGGCCTTAACAAGGAATACGTGGCAACAATCAGGCTGGGTGTTGCCACCGATACCCTTGACAGAGAGGGTCGGGTGGTTAGGGAATCAGCCGTAAGTGCGGATGTCTCAGAACACATAAACGCAGCACTCAGCTGTTTTACAGGGGCGATAGAGCAAACGCCCCCGATGTTTTCCGCTCTTAAGTCAAACGGGCAGCCGTTGTATAAACTGGCACGGCAGGGGATAGAGATAAATAGGGCAAAACGCCCGGTAACCATATATGAAATCGAGATGCTGGATTATAAAAATCCTTTTTTAACTATACGGGTACTCTGCTCCAAAGGGACTTACATTCGGGCGCTGGCTGCTGATTTGGCAGAGGAATTAGGTACTTGCGGGCATATTCACAGCCTTGTGCGGACAAAGGTTGGTGGTTTTACAATCAATGATTCCTTTCAGTTAGAAAAACCAGCCTCTGAAAACATGGGGATTTATTCAATGGATGCGGCACTGTCCCATCTTCATGAAATCGCTCTTGATGCTGCTGAGATGAGGGACTTTTTAAACGGCAGAATTATAAATTCCATGCCGGCTACAGACTCAGGGGTTCCCTTTTACAGAGTCAAAGATTCCGGCGGAACTCTTGTGGCAATAGCACAAAGACTGGAGGATGGCATAAGGTTACAGACAATGCTTGGAAGCAGGTAA
- the rbfA gene encoding 30S ribosome-binding factor RbfA — translation MHPFKRAQRVSVSLREDIAEVVLTKIKDPRLGFVTITDVSVSEDLKSARVFVSTLKKEDIEQTLKILNSAAGFVRREISKTIKMKVIPVLTFSEDKSITYGSKIDEIFDKIHGDAYESTREPD, via the coding sequence ATGCACCCATTCAAGCGGGCACAGAGAGTGTCGGTTTCACTCAGAGAGGATATAGCTGAAGTGGTTCTGACAAAAATAAAAGACCCCCGGCTTGGTTTTGTAACAATTACGGATGTTTCCGTCTCAGAGGACCTCAAGAGCGCAAGGGTTTTTGTCAGCACTCTTAAGAAAGAGGATATTGAGCAAACCCTTAAGATACTAAACTCTGCGGCAGGGTTTGTCAGAAGGGAAATATCAAAAACCATTAAGATGAAAGTTATACCGGTTTTGACTTTTTCTGAGGACAAGTCCATAACTTATGGATCCAAAATAGATGAAATCTTTGATAAAATACATGGAGATGCTTATGAATCCACCAGAGAACCTGATTAG
- a CDS encoding alpha/beta hydrolase: protein MKKNNLYFIHGANCGSWVWEGFSEFFKIRGFNSLTPDLRLHGVNPHDKPAQGIAALSLRDYVSDICNELSALDDKAVLIGHSMGGLLAQLAAQSVPVRALVLIEPAPPAGLYPKKAAVIQGIFALLRYGLFWKVPVRPSFAQAVVTSLHNLPPQRQHEVHSRFVYESGRALSEIGFSVLDRKKAAYVDEKRITSPVLVIAGGMDRIISPKLALAISSKYKNCTYKEFPEHAHWIIQEQGWENVAEYIFQWLDTRLHSFD, encoded by the coding sequence ATGAAAAAAAATAATTTATATTTTATACACGGTGCAAATTGTGGATCATGGGTGTGGGAGGGCTTCAGTGAATTCTTTAAAATCAGGGGGTTTAACTCTCTGACGCCGGACTTACGCCTACACGGCGTAAATCCTCACGATAAGCCTGCACAAGGGATAGCAGCCCTTAGTCTGCGTGATTACGTTTCAGATATATGTAATGAGCTATCAGCGCTTGATGATAAGGCGGTGCTTATAGGGCATTCGATGGGGGGGCTGCTTGCGCAGTTAGCAGCGCAAAGTGTGCCTGTGCGGGCGCTTGTGTTGATAGAGCCGGCGCCGCCTGCCGGGTTATATCCTAAAAAGGCGGCTGTGATTCAGGGGATTTTTGCGCTTTTACGGTATGGCCTTTTCTGGAAAGTGCCGGTACGACCCTCATTTGCACAAGCTGTGGTGACGTCGTTACACAATTTGCCGCCTCAGAGACAACATGAGGTGCACAGCAGGTTTGTGTATGAGTCGGGGCGGGCGCTTTCTGAAATAGGGTTTTCAGTATTAGACCGGAAAAAAGCCGCTTATGTTGATGAAAAAAGGATAACATCTCCTGTGCTTGTCATAGCCGGTGGTATGGACAGGATTATCAGCCCTAAATTAGCACTTGCCATTTCCAGTAAATATAAAAACTGTACTTATAAAGAGTTCCCTGAACACGCCCACTGGATTATACAGGAGCAGGGATGGGAAAACGTGGCTGAATACATCTTTCAATGGCTTGATACCAGGTTGCATTCATTCGATTAA
- a CDS encoding DEAD/DEAH box helicase, with the protein MEETAIDNFEHFGLRPEILKGVYEAGFKVPSPIQQQAIPFVLAGKDIIARAQTGTGKTAAFGLPAMHNVKHTGSVEVLIMLPTRELASQVSDELYRLGRYFDIRTAAVYGGQSIGRQVDLINKGVQVVAATPGRLLDHLRSKRLKKFAPSIVVLDEADEMLDMGFIEDIESIFEFLPKKRQTMLFSATMPREIQALARNILTEPVTVDVTPKNLATAAEVIHRYYVIGEKEREEALVRLIETEAPPKSLIFCRTKKETEMLSNTLISRGYPTRALHGDMEQNQRNEVLASFRRGQTYILIATDVAARGLDITDVSHVFNYHIPFEPGSYVHRIGRTGRAGKKGIAITLVTPLEFKELKRIMDFSGAPILCEEIPTISQAKKKHYAEFARKLIHEEIHEDAVEVYQSLTEDMDATQIACRAISMLLERKQVAGPNRIGLSTREVADLLQRYRKNKAAYSQKTYKKSPPKRSRRDGL; encoded by the coding sequence ATGGAAGAAACAGCAATAGACAATTTCGAGCACTTCGGCTTAAGGCCTGAGATTCTTAAAGGTGTGTATGAGGCAGGTTTCAAAGTACCCAGCCCAATTCAACAGCAGGCAATCCCCTTTGTATTAGCGGGTAAGGATATTATTGCGAGGGCACAGACCGGAACAGGTAAAACCGCCGCCTTTGGACTTCCCGCTATGCACAATGTTAAACATACGGGATCGGTTGAAGTTCTAATTATGCTTCCCACCAGAGAGCTGGCCTCACAGGTAAGTGACGAGTTGTACCGGTTAGGCCGCTATTTTGATATCCGCACTGCCGCTGTTTATGGTGGACAGTCTATCGGCAGACAGGTTGACCTTATAAACAAAGGAGTCCAGGTTGTGGCGGCTACCCCCGGCAGGCTTCTTGACCACCTCAGGTCCAAACGGCTTAAAAAATTTGCACCCTCCATCGTAGTCCTGGATGAGGCCGATGAGATGCTTGACATGGGCTTTATCGAAGATATTGAGTCCATCTTTGAATTCTTACCCAAAAAGCGGCAGACAATGCTTTTTTCCGCCACAATGCCCAGAGAAATACAGGCTCTTGCAAGAAACATTCTGACAGAGCCGGTCACGGTTGACGTTACACCCAAAAATCTGGCTACCGCCGCAGAAGTTATTCATAGATACTATGTAATAGGTGAAAAGGAACGTGAGGAGGCACTTGTCAGACTAATTGAGACAGAGGCCCCACCTAAAAGCCTTATTTTTTGCCGTACTAAAAAGGAAACAGAAATGCTTTCAAATACCCTTATCTCAAGAGGCTATCCTACCAGAGCACTTCACGGCGATATGGAACAGAACCAGAGAAACGAGGTGTTGGCGTCTTTTAGAAGAGGACAGACGTATATTCTGATTGCCACCGATGTGGCGGCAAGAGGTTTGGATATAACCGATGTTTCCCACGTGTTTAACTATCATATTCCATTTGAGCCGGGCAGTTACGTGCACAGGATTGGACGCACCGGACGTGCCGGCAAAAAAGGTATTGCCATTACTTTAGTTACACCGCTTGAATTTAAAGAATTAAAACGGATAATGGATTTCTCAGGCGCCCCTATTCTGTGTGAGGAAATACCCACAATTTCTCAGGCTAAGAAAAAACATTACGCCGAGTTTGCGCGCAAACTTATTCATGAGGAAATTCATGAGGATGCCGTGGAGGTATATCAATCCCTCACTGAGGATATGGATGCCACTCAGATAGCATGTAGAGCCATTTCGATGCTTTTAGAGAGAAAACAGGTGGCAGGCCCCAACAGAATCGGTCTGTCAACCAGAGAGGTGGCGGATTTACTACAAAGATACAGAAAAAATAAAGCCGCTTACTCACAAAAGACATATAAGAAATCCCCGCCGAAGCGAAGCAGACGGGACGGCCTTTAG
- a CDS encoding type 4a pilus biogenesis protein PilO, translating to MEKIDLDKLPQWQRILFIVLPLILVAVPFYLVIYSPKTAEIKKLKTAIKSLDDEITKAQKKVANLARLKEELAQAEVDYAEIKRQLPVEGEISSLLKQLSDDCKRSGLVIALWEPLPRAEHASGILYETRVRLDIRGSYHQLGDFLSRITSLNRIVNVSQMTLSKADKAGKDDVMLSINLNTSTFTSKPEPEGN from the coding sequence GTGGAAAAGATAGACCTTGATAAACTGCCCCAGTGGCAGAGGATATTGTTTATAGTGCTGCCTCTTATTCTCGTGGCGGTACCATTTTATCTTGTGATATACAGCCCTAAGACTGCTGAGATAAAAAAATTAAAAACGGCGATAAAGTCGTTGGATGATGAGATAACAAAGGCTCAAAAGAAAGTAGCCAACCTTGCAAGACTAAAGGAAGAGCTGGCCCAGGCGGAGGTGGATTATGCAGAGATAAAAAGGCAGCTTCCCGTGGAAGGTGAGATTTCAAGCCTCCTTAAGCAGTTATCGGATGACTGCAAACGTTCCGGCCTTGTGATAGCTCTGTGGGAGCCACTGCCCAGGGCGGAACATGCAAGCGGGATTCTGTATGAAACCCGTGTCAGGCTTGATATAAGAGGCTCATACCACCAATTGGGGGACTTCTTAAGCAGAATAACCTCCCTTAACAGGATTGTAAATGTATCTCAGATGACACTCAGTAAGGCTGATAAGGCAGGCAAAGATGATGTAATGCTGTCTATCAACTTAAACACAAGCACTTTTACATCTAAACCTGAACCGGAGGGCAACTGA
- the tpx gene encoding thiol peroxidase: protein MDRTGVITFQGGALTLTGNEVKVGGKAPDFTMMDNNLGAVTLKDFAGKTKVISVTPSLDTPVCDAQLRKFNEEAAKLGPDTVVINVSMDLPFANARFCTTAGISAATKTLSDYKDASFGLNYGVLIKELRLLTRAVFVIDKNDIIQYMEIVPEITNPPDYGKAIAAAK from the coding sequence ATGGACAGAACAGGAGTTATAACATTTCAGGGAGGGGCGTTAACCCTCACGGGAAACGAGGTAAAGGTTGGCGGCAAGGCACCGGACTTCACCATGATGGACAACAATCTGGGGGCGGTTACCCTTAAAGATTTTGCCGGAAAAACAAAAGTAATCAGTGTAACCCCGTCTCTTGACACTCCGGTGTGTGACGCACAGTTGAGAAAGTTTAATGAAGAGGCGGCAAAGCTCGGCCCTGACACGGTTGTAATAAATGTCAGTATGGATTTACCGTTTGCCAATGCAAGGTTTTGTACAACTGCCGGCATAAGCGCCGCTACGAAAACCCTTTCCGACTACAAGGATGCATCATTTGGCTTAAATTACGGTGTTTTGATAAAAGAACTCAGGCTCCTTACACGCGCCGTTTTCGTTATTGATAAAAATGACATCATTCAATACATGGAAATAGTGCCGGAGATTACCAATCCACCGGATTACGGCAAGGCAATAGCCGCCGCTAAATAA